In Cololabis saira isolate AMF1-May2022 chromosome 1, fColSai1.1, whole genome shotgun sequence, the following proteins share a genomic window:
- the ccdc40 gene encoding LOW QUALITY PROTEIN: coiled-coil domain-containing protein 40 (The sequence of the model RefSeq protein was modified relative to this genomic sequence to represent the inferred CDS: deleted 1 base in 1 codon), whose amino-acid sequence MILKILRNQRTQDLLPYFFQRICQHQSLRTPSPKLSPVTVQQVNIRLQSGTRSSVQTQQTGKQGPLVRRYQDGMTAKFSGRLEQLNLAVEEKRAVTKAHEQHVLEDFTQLYEVQKQMAAKRKKLEDSHCALAEATTKYLQVEDQQGETKSRYSLKSSWHTQVSSEVSGLQATLDKVLQQILFTQGVGEDLSSKVKTMTNVRRKQGSEKTQAEQQKLKQDLYIERLTTDVERLTQQIATYEAQARAQAEEKCAVKQALYESEVVIETLFLAHKQLLQQWNSSLKAISGQDEALSAMQEARRSVRHQVILLDREIEGHKKSLTSLQQENEAHTDQLHGLGMECDSRTKRVSQKQADQEALEASYSHCSRILQRHRADAGQEHQGGSRTQRRLMIQIFYTRKRIEAHQAELKHQRKWLEKESGLRLQLEDKIMTHMQQKLSHSKAAQDCQHLMSKTASLKNAKICRLEQLVNELMSATLESQQVEEQVSILALTQEALEEKLAKCNKSLTTSESQMSSMTQLIKQKCQTISTYNQRLAHIQAKTGHEDLSPLEVKAEETMAQVEATEANIMSKLHLWLKQQEVLVTQSQEMEHKNREISKLQTEYIAMQQSKIRFESQNELEEREEAELDKTLTMLNRDVLKLSSLVSEKKQLSLALEQDHALMETKYLQKIKDDEWESINMQMNLEKVEEEKERLLNALVESEQQLMLWEKKAQILEETFSIVDMGQDEIRQMKNEIHRMEVRIEQLKKQQESLGRESDAVVETWEHITQRKDAMARTSPKKNIKGEMKRFNEGLQHKIDKTCDHVAECVQACGELGRSQDSLRDGIEQEKQSLIQLSSTKDNMDSDLMDLQGTKEIVFAYLVTLQSRSKRLRAVHQGSYEASSSSERVQAALQSQTERLQRNSSILQRLCEEVPEHRDALSKVLQALAARTQML is encoded by the exons ATGATCCTGAAGATCCTGAGAAACCAGAGGACGCAGGATCTCCTGCCCTACTTCTTCCAGAG GATATGTCAGCATCAGAGCCTGAGGACGCCGTCCCCCAAGCTGAGCCCGGTGACGGTGCAGCAGGTGAACATCCGTCTGCAGTCTGGCACACGCTCATCCGTCCAAACACAGCAAACTGGGAAACAGGGA CCCCTGGTCAGAAGGTACCAGGACGGGATGACCGCCAAGTTCAGCGGACGCCTGGAGCAGCTCAACCTGGCAGTGGAGGAAAAG CGGGCAGTTACCAAGGCACATGAGCAGCATGTATTGGAAGACTTTACGCAACTGTACGAAGTTCAAAAGCAGATGGCCGCAAAGAGAAAGAAGCTGGAAGACAGTCATTGCGCTCTGGCGGAGGCCACAACCAAATACCTGCAGGTAGAAGATCAGCAGGGGGAGACGAAGAGTCGGTATTCTCTTAAAAGCAGCTGGCACACTCAAGTCAGCTCTGAAG TTTCCGGGCTTCAGGCGACCTTAGATAAAGTGTTGCAGCAGATCCTCTTCACACAAGGAGTCGGTGAAGATTTGAGCTCCAAAGTCAAGACAATGACCAACGTCCGCCGCAAGCAGGGATCTGAGAAGACTCAGGCTGAGCAGCAGAAACTCAAGCAG GATTTGTATATAGAGCGCCTCACTACAGATGTGGAGAGGCTGACTCAGCAGATAGCCACGTATGAGGCCCAAGCCAGAGCGCAGGCGGAGGAGAAATGTGCAGTCAAACAGGCGCTCTATGAG AGTGAGGTGGTCATAGAAACACTGTTCTTGGCGCataagcagctgctgcagcagtggAACAGCAGCCTCAAGGCCATAAGCGGGCAAGACGAGGCCCTCAGCGCCATGCAGGAGGCCAGACG TTCGGTCAGACATCAGGTGATCTTGCTGGACAGAGAGATTGAAGGACATAAGAAGTCTCTGACTTCACTGCAGCAGGAAAACGAGGCTCACACCGACCAGCTG CACGGTTTGGGAATGGAGTGTGACAGTCGCACAAAACGAGTCAGTCAGAAGCAGGCTGATCAAGAGGCTTTGGAGGCCTCCTACAGCCACTGCAGCCGCATCCTGCAACGACACAGAGCAGACGCTGGCCAAGAGCACCAAGGTGGGTCCAGGACGCAAAGACGGCTGATGATTCAGATTTTCt acacCAGAAAGC GAATTGAAGCACACCAGGCGGAACTGAAGCATCAGAGGAAGTGGCTGGAGAAGGAGAGCGGCTTGCGTCTGCAGCTGGAGGATAAGATCATGACTCACATGCAGCAGAAGCTGTCACACAGCAAGGCGGCGCAGGATTGCCAGCACCTCATGAGCAAGACGGCCAGCCTAAAGAACGCAAAG ATTTGTCGGTTGGAGCAGCTGGTAAACGAATTGATGTCAGCAACACTGGAGAGCCAACAGGTGGAGGAGCAAGTGAGCATCCTGGCTCTCACCCAGGAGGCCTTGGAAGAGAAGCTCGCCAAGTGCAACAAGTCGCTGACCACGAGCGAGAGCCAGATGTCTTCAATGACCCAACTCATCAAGCAGAAATGCCAGACAATCAGCACCTACAACCAGAGGCTGGCTCACATCCAGGCCAAAACTGGG CACGAGGACCTGAGTCCCCTGGAGGTGAAGGCGGAAGAAACCATGGCTCAGGTTGAGGCGACGGAAGCAAACATCATGAGCAAGCTGCATCTCTGGCTGAAGCAGCAGGAGGTGCTGGTGACGCAGAGTCAGGAGATGGAGCACAAAAACAGGGAGATAAGCAAACTGCAGACGGAGTACATCGCGATGCAGCAGAGCAAAATCCGCTTTGAGA GTCAGAATGAGCTGGAGGAACGGGaagaggcagagctggacaagACGCTGACGATGCTGAACAGAGACGTGCTGAAGCTCAGCAGCTTAGTGAGTGAGAAGAAGCAGCTGAGCCTGGCTCTGGAGCAGGACCACGCCCTCATGGAGACCAAGTACCTTCAGAAGATCAAG GATGACGAGTGGGAGTCCATCAACATGCAGATGAACCTTgagaaggtggaggaggaaaaggagagGCTCCTCAACGCTCTGGTGGAGTCTGA GCAGCAGCTCATGCTCTGGGAGAAGAAGGCCCAGATTCTAGAGGAAACCTTCTCCATCGTGGACATGGGGCAGGACGAGATCAGGcagatgaaaaatgaaatacacCGCATGGAG GTGCGAATCGAACAGCTGAAAAAGCAACAGGAGAGTCTGGGGAGGGAAAGCGACGCAGTCGTGGAAACCTGGGAGCACATCACCCAGCGCAAGGACGCCATGGCCCGCACGTCGCCCAAGAAGAATATAAAGGGGGAGATGAAGCGCTTCAACGAGGGCCTGCAGCACAAGATCGATAAAACATGCGAT CATGTGGCAGAGTGTGTGCAGGCGTGCGGAGAGCTCGGGAGGAGCCAGGACAGTCTGAGAGACGGGATTGAGCAGGAGAAGCAGTCGCTGATACAACTATCCAGCACCAAGGACAACATGGACTCGGACTTGATGGACCTCCAGGGTACCAAGGAAATA GTCTTTGCCTATTTAGTGACCCTGCAGAGTCGGAGCAAGAGGCTGCGAGCCGTGCACCAGGGCAGCTACGAGGCCTCATCCAGCAGTGAGAGGGTGCAGGCCGCCCTGCAGAGCCAGACGGAGCGGCTTCAGCGGAACAGCAGCATCCTGCAGCGCCTGTGTGAGGAGGTGCCGGAGCACAGAGACGCGCTGAGCAAGGTGCTGCAGGCCCTGGCTGCTCGCACGCAGATGCTCTGA